One Rissa tridactyla isolate bRisTri1 chromosome 1, bRisTri1.patW.cur.20221130, whole genome shotgun sequence DNA segment encodes these proteins:
- the TCF20 gene encoding transcription factor 20 isoform X4, producing MQSFREQSSYHGNQQSYPQEVHGSSRLEEFSPRQQAQMFQSFGGGAGSGRRGATGASTAMPGESSGHQSYQGFRKEAGEFYYMAANKDTVASGGQQPPQRRPSGPVQSYGPPQGSSFGSQYGSEGHVGQFQTQHSTLGGVSHYQQDYTGPFSPGSAQYQQQASSQQQQVQQLRQQIYQSHQPLPQASSQSASSTSHLQPMQRPSTLPSSASGYQLRVGQFSQHYQPPSSSSSSSFPSPQRFGQSGQNYDGSYSVNSGSQYEGHAVGSNAQAYGTQSNYSFQTQPMKSFEQSKLPQSGQQGQQQQHPPQHVMQYSNAATKLSLQSQVGQYSQTEVPVRSPMQFHQNFSPISNPSPAASVVQSPSCSSTPSPLMPGGENLQCGQGNMSMGSRNRILQMMPQLSPTPSMMPSPNAHAGGFKGFGLEGLQEKRLTDPGLSSLSALSSQVANLPNTVQHMLLSDALAPQKKSSKRSSSSKKADSCTNSEGSSQAEEQLKSPLAESLDGGCSSSSEDHGERVRQLSGQSTSSDTTYKGGNLERSNSSPAQGAQNEPSKLSSSPAAREDVASPDGKEAVVAVENAPKVNEKAVGVIVSREAMTGRVEKSGAQDKPAQDDASTAAQAPASASGAKETGHVGTQPENQGGSKGSKSGDNTNHNGEGNSQSGHAVVGPNFPARTEPSKSPGSLRYSYKDNIAAGIQRNIGGFPQYPSGQEKGDFPGHSERKGRNEKFPSLLQEVLQGYHHHPDRRYSRNAQEHSGMAGSLEGAMRPNILISQTNELTNRGLLNKSMGSLLEGPHWGPWDRKSSSAAPDMKQINLADYPIARKFDVESQSSAHEGGALSERRSVICDISPLRQLVRDPGPHPMGHMGPEARSGRSERLAPGLSQSVILPGGLVSMETKMKAHSGQIKEEDFEQSKSSASLNNKKTGDHCHPAGIKHESFRGNASPGAAVSDAAPDYIPQQDSRSTQMRRGPGRTGSSRGKSPSQFQDLADKLKMSPGRSRGPGADLHHMNPHMTLSERVNRGSLHSAYPQNSEGPSLASAYHTNARPHAFGDPNQSLNSQYHYKRQIYQQQQEEYKDWASSTAQGVIAAAQHRQEGARKSPRQQQFLERVRSPLKNDKDGMMYLQGSSYHDTGSQDAGRCVMGSDSTQSKCTELKHSNQKLQHHESGWDLSRQTSPAKSSGPLGAANQKRFCAQESDGHRREESTDLPKPSNAMLRLPGQEDQSPQNPLIMRRRVRSFISPIPTKRQPQDMKNSGSEDKGRLMTSAKEGADKTYNSYAHSSQSQDVGKSVGKGDSFKDLPSPDNRNCPAVSLTSPAKTKILPPRKGRGLKLEAIVQKITSPNIRRSVSANSAETGADTVTLDDILSLKSGPEGGNVAGHGPEAEKRKGEMSDQVGPASQDTTAEITLPRSSEEWQSSEDDKTKKEVPETASVGKEGAGSSAAPPPPQKSGGQGRSDGSVSGAGTLTFSDSKTISPSSVFTSEPNPKSEEKDGDVTNISPKPDGFPPKGYFPSGKKKGRPIGSVNKQKKQQQQQQQQQQQQLPPPPPPPPVPSQSSEGVGGGEPKPKRQRRERRKPAAQPRKRKPRRAAPIVEPQEPEIKLKYATQSVDKTDSKNKSFFPYIHVVNKCELGAVCTIINAEEEEQNKLVRGRKGQRSSTPPPSNAESKVLPTSTFMLQGPVVTESSVLGHLVCCLCGKWASYRNMGDLFGPFYPQDYAATLPKNPPPKRATEMQSKVKVRHKSASNGSKTDTEEEEEQQQQKEQRSLAAHPRFKRRHRSEDCSGASRSLSRGASCKKATTDSGSGGEKTPLDSKPSMPTSEGGTELELQIPELPLDSNEFWVHEGCILWANGIYLVCGRLYGLQEAVEIAREMKCSHCQEPGATLGCYNKGCSFRYHYPCAIDAG from the coding sequence ATGCAGTCCTTTCGGGAGCAAAGTAGTTACCACGGAAACCAGCAGAGCTACCCGCAGGAAGTGCACGGTTCATCCCGACTGGAAGAGTTCAGCCCCCGCCAGCAGGCCCAGATGTTCCAGAGCTTTGGAGGAGGTGCTGGCAGTGGACGTCGTGGAGCAACAGGAGCCTCTACAGCAATGCCTGGTGAGAGCTCTGGCCATCAGAGCTACCAAGGTTTCAGAAAAGAAGCAGGAGAGTTTTACTATATGGCTGCCAACAAAGATACAGTGGCGTCAGGAGGGCAGCAGCCACCTCAGCGCAGGCCTTCTGGACCAGTACAGAGCTATGGGCCCCCTCAAGGGAGTAGCTTTGGGAGTCAGTATGGGAGTGAGGGACATGTGGGCCAGTTTCAAACACAGCACTCGACCCTTGGGGGTGTATCCCACTATCAACAGGATTATACTGGTCCTTTTTCTCCAGGGAGTGCCCAGTATCAGCAGCAGGCTTctagccagcagcagcaggtgcaGCAGCTGAGACAGCAGATCTATCAATCTCATCAGCCTTTACCCCAGGCTTCCAGCCAGTCTGCTTCTAGCACCTCACACTTGCAGCCAATGCAACGTCCATCcaccctgccttcctctgcttcTGGGTACCAGTTACGAGTGGGTCAGTTCAGCCAACACTATCAGCCACCTTCGTCGTcgtcctcttcctctttcccctccccacagcgTTTTGGCCAGTCAGGACAGAATTATGATGGAAGCTACAGTGTGAATTCTGGGTCGCAGTATGAAGGCCATGCTGTGGGTTCCAATGCACAGGCATATGGGACTCAGTCAAACTACAGCTTTCAGACGCAACCAATGAAAAGCTTTGAGCAGTCTAAGCTGCCCCAAAGCgggcagcaggggcagcagcaacagcacccACCTCAGCACGTAATGCAGTATTCAAATGCTGCCACCAAGCTCTCTCTTCAAAGTCAAGTGGGACAGTACAGCCAGACTGAAGTTCCCGTAAGGTCACCGATGCAGTTCCACCAAAACTTCAGTCCAATCTCTAATCCATCTCCTGCTGCATCTGTGGTTCAGTCTCCAAGCTGCAGCTCTACCCCTTCTCCACTCATGCCAGGTGGAGAAAATCTCCAGTGTGGGCAAGGCAACATGTCCATGGGTTCTAGAAACCGAATCCTACAGATGATGCCTCAGCTTAGTCCTACACCATCTATGATGCCAAGCCCCAATGCTCATGCAGGGGGGTTTAAGGGATTTGGGCTGGAAGGACTGCAGGAAAAAAGGCTCACAGATCCAGGGCTGAGCAGCCTGAGTGCTCTAAGTTCTCAAGTAGCCAATCTGCCCAACACAGTTCAGCACATGTTGCTCTCGGATGCCTTGGCACCTCAGAAAAAAAGTTCCAAAAGGTCGTCCTCTTCAAAGAAGGCCGACAGCTGCACCAACTCAGAAGGCTCCTCCCAGGCAGAGGAGCAACTCAAATCTCCCCTGGCAGAGTCCCTTGATGGTGGCTGTTCCAGTAGTTCAGAGGATCATGGGGAAAGGGTGAGACAACTGAGCGGCCAGAGCACCAGCTCAGATACCACTTACAAAGGGGGTAACTTAGAGAGATCCAACTCCTCACCAGCACAAGGCGCTCAGAATGAGCCATCAAAActcagcagcagccctgcagctaGGGAGGATGTGGCCTCCCCTGATGGAAAGGAAGCAGTGGTGGCTGTGGAAAATGCTCCAAAAGTGAATGAAAAGGCAGTTGGGGTGATTGTCTCCCGGGAAGCCATGACAGGAAGAGTAGAAAAGTCAGGTGCCCAAGATAAACCTGCACAAGATGATGCTTCCACAGCCGCTCAGGCACCTGCTAGTGCTAGTGGAGCAAAAGAAACTGGGCATGTAGGGACACAGCCAGAAAATCAAGGAGGAAGTAAAGGGAGCAAAAGCGGAGATAACACTAACCATAATGGAGAGGGGAACAGCCAGTCTGGTCATGCAGTTGTTGGGCCAAATTTTCCTGCAAGAACAGAACCTTCCAAATCTCCCGGTAGTTTAAGATACAGTTACAAGGATAATATAGCAGCTGGTATACAGAGAAATATTGGTGGCTTTCCACAGTATCCTTCTGGTCAAGAAAAAGGGGATTTTCCGGGGCACAGTGAGCGCAAAGGTCGGAATGAGAAGTTTCCTAGCCTCCTACAGGAGGTCTTGCAGGGGTACCACCATCATCCAGACAGGAGGTATTCAAGGAACGCACAGGAGCATTCTGGGATGGCTGGGAGTTTGGAGGGAGCCATGAGGCCCAATATCTTAATTAGTCAAACCAATGAATTGACCAATAGGGGCCTCTTAAATAAAAGCATGGGGTCTCTCCTGGAAGGCCCTCACTGGGGTCCCTGGGATAGGAAGTCTAGCAGCGCAGCTCCTGACATGAAGCAGATAAATCTAGCTGATTACCCTATTGCTAGAAAGTTTGATGTGGAGTCTCAGTCTTCTGCCCATGAAGGGGGAGCGCTCTCAGAGAGGAGATCAGTGATCTGTGACATATCTCCATTAAGGCAACTTGTCAGAGATCCTGGCCCTCACCCAATGGggcatatgggtcctgaggccagaaGTGGAAGGAGTGAACGTCTTGCCCCTGGCTTGAGCCAGTCAGTAATACTCCCTGGTGGTTTAGTATCCATGGAAACAAAGATGAAAGCTCACAGTGggcaaataaaagaagaagatTTTGAACAGTCAAAGAGCTCAGCTAGTCTCAATAATAAAAAAACGGGAGACCATTGTCATCCTGCTGGCATCAAGCATGAATCTTTCCGAGGCAACGCTAGCCCTGGAGCTGCAGTCTCCGATGCTGCTCCAGACTACATTCCCCAGCAGGACAGCAGATCAACACAGATGAGACGAGGACCTGGCAGAACTGGAAGCAGCAggggtaaatcaccttctcaaTTTCAGGATCTTGCTGATAAGCTGAAAATGTCACCAGGCAGAAGCAGAGGCCCAGGGGCAGACCTGCATCACATGAACCCACACATGACACTATCTGAAAGAGTTAACAGGGGTTCCTTGCATTCTGCTTACCCTCAGAATTCAGAAGGCCCGTCTTTAGCTTCAGCATATCACACAAATGCTAGGCCTCATGCTTTTGGTGACCCTAACCAGAGTTTAAATTCCCAGTATCATTACAAGAGACAGATATaccagcaacagcaagaagaataCAAAGATTGGGCAAGCAGCACTGCTCAGGGTGTGATTGCTGCAGCTCAGCACAGGCAGGAAGGAGCAAGGAAGAGCCCGAGACAACAGCAGTTTCTGGAAAGAGTAAGAAGTCCCTTAAAAAATGACAAGGATGGAATGATGTACCTTCAAGGTAGCTCTTACCACGATACTGGAAGCCAGGACGCTGGGCGCTGTGTTATGGGGAGTGACAGTACTCAGAGCAAATGCACTgaactgaaacacagcaaccagaAGTTGCAGCATCACGAGTCTGGTTGGGACCTCTCTCGGCAAACATCTCCTGCCAAAAGCAGTGGCCCTCTCGGAGCAGCCAACCAAAAAAGATTTTGCGCTCAAGAAAGCGATGGACATCGTCGGGAAGAATCTACAGATTTGCCCAAGCCTAGTAATGCCATGCTCAGGCTCCCTGGCCAGGAAGACCAGTCTCCTCAAAATCCATTAATTATGAGGAGGAGAGTCCGTTCTTTCATCTCGCCTATCCCTACCAAAAGACAGCCACAAGATATGAAGAACAGTGGCAGTGAAGATAAAGGGCGACTGATGACTTCAGCAAAAGAAGGAGCTGATAAAACATACAACTCCTATGCCCATTCATCTCAAAGCCAAGATGTTGGCAAGTCAGTTGGAAAGGGAGATTCCTTCAAGGACCTGCCAAGTCCTGATAATAGGAATTGCCCTGCTGTTTCCCTCACAAGTCCGGCTAAGACCAAAATATTGCCCCCAAGAAAGGGGCGAGGATTAAAACTGGAAGCTATTGTTCAAAAAATTACATCTCCCAATATTAGGAGAAGTGTTTCTGCCAACAGTGCTGAAACTGGTGCAGATACCGTCACTCtcgatgacatcctgtcccttaAAAGTGGACCTGAAGGAGGAAATGTGGCTGGACATGGACCAGAGGctgagaagagaaaaggagagatgTCAGATCAAGTCGGGCCAGCAAGCCAGGATACAACTGCTGAAATAACTCTTCCAAGATCTTCAGAAGAGTGGCAAAGCAGTGAGGatgataaaacaaagaaagaggTCCCTGAAACTGCCAGTGTTGGTAAAGAAGGAGCAGGATCCAgcgcagcaccaccaccacctcagaAGTCAGGTGGTCAGGGAAGGTCTGATGGATCTGTAAGCGGAGCTGGAACTCTGACCTTTTCCGACTCAAAAACAATTTCCCCTTCCAGTGTGTTTACTTCTGAACCAAATCCAAAGTCTGAGGAAAAAGATGGAGATGTGACAAACATTTCACCCAAGCCAGATGGTTTCCCTCCAAAGGGATATTTTccctctggaaagaaaaaggggaggccAATTGGGAGCgtgaacaagcagaaaaagcagcagcagcaacagcagcagcaacagcagcagcaactgccacctcccccaccacccccaccggTACCTTCCCAGTCTTCAGAAGGGGTAGGTGGGGGTGAGCCAAAGCCGAAGAGGCAAAGGAGGGAGAGGCGAAAACCTGCAGCACAGCCACGGAAGCGGAAGCCTAGACGGGCTGCTCCAATTGTGGAGCCTCAAGAACCAGAGATCAAGCTTAAATATGCTACTCAGTCTGTAGATAAAACTGACTCCAAGAATAAGTCCTTTTTCCCTTATATTCATGTGGTAAACAAGTGTGAATTAGGCGCTGTGTGCACAATCATTAATgcggaggaagaggagcagaacaAATTGGTGAGGGGTCGGAAAGGACAGAGGTCTTCAACACCCCCTCCTAGCAATGCGGAGAGCAAAGTGCTGCCGACCTCAACTTTCATGCTGCAGGGCCCTGTAGTAACAGAGTCTTCTGTCTTAGGGCATCTGGTTTGCTGCCTGTGTGGCAAATGGGCCAGCTATCGTAATATGGGTGACCTCTTTGGTCCTTTCTACCCCCAGGATTATGCAGCCACCTTGCCCAAGAACCCGCCTCCAAAGAGGGCCACAGAAATGCAGAGCAAGGTCAAGGTACGGCACAAAAGTGCTTCTAATGGTTCTAAGACAGatacagaagaggaggaggaacagcaaCAACAGAAGGAACAAAGAAGCCTAGCTGCTCATCCCCGGTTTAAGAGGCGGCACCGCTCTGAGGACTGTAGTGGAGCCTCTCGGTCACTTTCAAGGGGAGCTTCTTGTAAAAAAGCAACCACTGACAGTGGCAGTGGTGGTGAAAAGACTCCTTTGGACTCAAAACCCTCTATGCCCACTTCAGAAGGTGGCACTGAGCTGGAGTTACAAATTCCTGAACTACCTCTTGACAGCAATGAATTTTGGGTCCATGAGGGTTGTATTCTCTGGGCCAATGGGATCTACCTGGTCTGTGGCAGGCTCTATGGGCTGCAGGAAGCTGTGGAGATTGCAAGAGAGATG
- the TCF20 gene encoding transcription factor 20 isoform X3, which yields MQSFREQSSYHGNQQSYPQEVHGSSRLEEFSPRQQAQMFQSFGGGAGSGRRGATGASTAMPGESSGHQSYQGFRKEAGEFYYMAANKDTVASGGQQPPQRRPSGPVQSYGPPQGSSFGSQYGSEGHVGQFQTQHSTLGGVSHYQQDYTGPFSPGSAQYQQQASSQQQQVQQLRQQIYQSHQPLPQASSQSASSTSHLQPMQRPSTLPSSASGYQLRVGQFSQHYQPPSSSSSSSFPSPQRFGQSGQNYDGSYSVNSGSQYEGHAVGSNAQAYGTQSNYSFQTQPMKSFEQSKLPQSGQQGQQQQHPPQHVMQYSNAATKLSLQSQVGQYSQTEVPVRSPMQFHQNFSPISNPSPAASVVQSPSCSSTPSPLMPGGENLQCGQGNMSMGSRNRILQMMPQLSPTPSMMPSPNAHAGGFKGFGLEGLQEKRLTDPGLSSLSALSSQVANLPNTVQHMLLSDALAPQKKSSKRSSSSKKADSCTNSEGSSQAEEQLKSPLAESLDGGCSSSSEDHGERVRQLSGQSTSSDTTYKGGNLERSNSSPAQGAQNEPSKLSSSPAAREDVASPDGKEAVVAVENAPKVNEKAVGVIVSREAMTGRVEKSGAQDKPAQDDASTAAQAPASASGAKETGHVGTQPENQGGSKGSKSGDNTNHNGEGNSQSGHAVVGPNFPARTEPSKSPGSLRYSYKDNIAAGIQRNIGGFPQYPSGQEKGDFPGHSERKGRNEKFPSLLQEVLQGYHHHPDRRYSRNAQEHSGMAGSLEGAMRPNILISQTNELTNRGLLNKSMGSLLEGPHWGPWDRKSSSAAPDMKQINLADYPIARKFDVESQSSAHEGGALSERRSVICDISPLRQLVRDPGPHPMGHMGPEARSGRSERLAPGLSQSVILPGGLVSMETKMKAHSGQIKEEDFEQSKSSASLNNKKTGDHCHPAGIKHESFRGNASPGAAVSDAAPDYIPQQDSRSTQMRRGPGRTGSSRGKSPSQFQDLADKLKMSPGRSRGPGADLHHMNPHMTLSERVNRGSLHSAYPQNSEGPSLASAYHTNARPHAFGDPNQSLNSQYHYKRQIYQQQQEEYKDWASSTAQGVIAAAQHRQEGARKSPRQQQFLERVRSPLKNDKDGMMYLQGSSYHDTGSQDAGRCVMGSDSTQSKCTELKHSNQKLQHHESGWDLSRQTSPAKSSGPLGAANQKRFCAQESDGHRREESTDLPKPSNAMLRLPGQEDQSPQNPLIMRRRVRSFISPIPTKRQPQDMKNSGSEDKGRLMTSAKEGADKTYNSYAHSSQSQDVGKSVGKGDSFKDLPSPDNRNCPAVSLTSPAKTKILPPRKGRGLKLEAIVQKITSPNIRRSVSANSAETGADTVTLDDILSLKSGPEGGNVAGHGPEAEKRKGEMSDQVGPASQDTTAEITLPRSSEEWQSSEDDKTKKEVPETASVGKEGAGSSAAPPPPQKSGGQGRSDGSVSGAGTLTFSDSKTISPSSVFTSEPNPKSEEKDGDVTNISPKPDGFPPKGYFPSGKKKGRPIGSVNKQKKQQQQQQQQQQQQLPPPPPPPPVPSQSSEGVGGGEPKPKRQRRERRKPAAQPRKRKPRRAAPIVEPQEPEIKLKYATQSVDKTDSKNKSFFPYIHVVNKCELGAVCTIINAEEEEQNKLVRGRKGQRSSTPPPSNAESKVLPTSTFMLQGPVVTESSVLGHLVCCLCGKWASYRNMGDLFGPFYPQDYAATLPKNPPPKRATEMQSKVKVRHKSASNGSKTDTEEEEEQQQQKEQRSLAAHPRFKRRHRSEDCSGASRSLSRGASCKKATTDSGSGGEKTPLDSKPSMPTSEGGTELELQIPELPLDSNEFWVHEGCILWANGIYLVCGRLYGLQEAVEIAREMKCSHCQEPGATLGCYNKGCSFRYHYPCAIDADCLLNEENFSVRCPKHKVRLLR from the coding sequence ATGCAGTCCTTTCGGGAGCAAAGTAGTTACCACGGAAACCAGCAGAGCTACCCGCAGGAAGTGCACGGTTCATCCCGACTGGAAGAGTTCAGCCCCCGCCAGCAGGCCCAGATGTTCCAGAGCTTTGGAGGAGGTGCTGGCAGTGGACGTCGTGGAGCAACAGGAGCCTCTACAGCAATGCCTGGTGAGAGCTCTGGCCATCAGAGCTACCAAGGTTTCAGAAAAGAAGCAGGAGAGTTTTACTATATGGCTGCCAACAAAGATACAGTGGCGTCAGGAGGGCAGCAGCCACCTCAGCGCAGGCCTTCTGGACCAGTACAGAGCTATGGGCCCCCTCAAGGGAGTAGCTTTGGGAGTCAGTATGGGAGTGAGGGACATGTGGGCCAGTTTCAAACACAGCACTCGACCCTTGGGGGTGTATCCCACTATCAACAGGATTATACTGGTCCTTTTTCTCCAGGGAGTGCCCAGTATCAGCAGCAGGCTTctagccagcagcagcaggtgcaGCAGCTGAGACAGCAGATCTATCAATCTCATCAGCCTTTACCCCAGGCTTCCAGCCAGTCTGCTTCTAGCACCTCACACTTGCAGCCAATGCAACGTCCATCcaccctgccttcctctgcttcTGGGTACCAGTTACGAGTGGGTCAGTTCAGCCAACACTATCAGCCACCTTCGTCGTcgtcctcttcctctttcccctccccacagcgTTTTGGCCAGTCAGGACAGAATTATGATGGAAGCTACAGTGTGAATTCTGGGTCGCAGTATGAAGGCCATGCTGTGGGTTCCAATGCACAGGCATATGGGACTCAGTCAAACTACAGCTTTCAGACGCAACCAATGAAAAGCTTTGAGCAGTCTAAGCTGCCCCAAAGCgggcagcaggggcagcagcaacagcacccACCTCAGCACGTAATGCAGTATTCAAATGCTGCCACCAAGCTCTCTCTTCAAAGTCAAGTGGGACAGTACAGCCAGACTGAAGTTCCCGTAAGGTCACCGATGCAGTTCCACCAAAACTTCAGTCCAATCTCTAATCCATCTCCTGCTGCATCTGTGGTTCAGTCTCCAAGCTGCAGCTCTACCCCTTCTCCACTCATGCCAGGTGGAGAAAATCTCCAGTGTGGGCAAGGCAACATGTCCATGGGTTCTAGAAACCGAATCCTACAGATGATGCCTCAGCTTAGTCCTACACCATCTATGATGCCAAGCCCCAATGCTCATGCAGGGGGGTTTAAGGGATTTGGGCTGGAAGGACTGCAGGAAAAAAGGCTCACAGATCCAGGGCTGAGCAGCCTGAGTGCTCTAAGTTCTCAAGTAGCCAATCTGCCCAACACAGTTCAGCACATGTTGCTCTCGGATGCCTTGGCACCTCAGAAAAAAAGTTCCAAAAGGTCGTCCTCTTCAAAGAAGGCCGACAGCTGCACCAACTCAGAAGGCTCCTCCCAGGCAGAGGAGCAACTCAAATCTCCCCTGGCAGAGTCCCTTGATGGTGGCTGTTCCAGTAGTTCAGAGGATCATGGGGAAAGGGTGAGACAACTGAGCGGCCAGAGCACCAGCTCAGATACCACTTACAAAGGGGGTAACTTAGAGAGATCCAACTCCTCACCAGCACAAGGCGCTCAGAATGAGCCATCAAAActcagcagcagccctgcagctaGGGAGGATGTGGCCTCCCCTGATGGAAAGGAAGCAGTGGTGGCTGTGGAAAATGCTCCAAAAGTGAATGAAAAGGCAGTTGGGGTGATTGTCTCCCGGGAAGCCATGACAGGAAGAGTAGAAAAGTCAGGTGCCCAAGATAAACCTGCACAAGATGATGCTTCCACAGCCGCTCAGGCACCTGCTAGTGCTAGTGGAGCAAAAGAAACTGGGCATGTAGGGACACAGCCAGAAAATCAAGGAGGAAGTAAAGGGAGCAAAAGCGGAGATAACACTAACCATAATGGAGAGGGGAACAGCCAGTCTGGTCATGCAGTTGTTGGGCCAAATTTTCCTGCAAGAACAGAACCTTCCAAATCTCCCGGTAGTTTAAGATACAGTTACAAGGATAATATAGCAGCTGGTATACAGAGAAATATTGGTGGCTTTCCACAGTATCCTTCTGGTCAAGAAAAAGGGGATTTTCCGGGGCACAGTGAGCGCAAAGGTCGGAATGAGAAGTTTCCTAGCCTCCTACAGGAGGTCTTGCAGGGGTACCACCATCATCCAGACAGGAGGTATTCAAGGAACGCACAGGAGCATTCTGGGATGGCTGGGAGTTTGGAGGGAGCCATGAGGCCCAATATCTTAATTAGTCAAACCAATGAATTGACCAATAGGGGCCTCTTAAATAAAAGCATGGGGTCTCTCCTGGAAGGCCCTCACTGGGGTCCCTGGGATAGGAAGTCTAGCAGCGCAGCTCCTGACATGAAGCAGATAAATCTAGCTGATTACCCTATTGCTAGAAAGTTTGATGTGGAGTCTCAGTCTTCTGCCCATGAAGGGGGAGCGCTCTCAGAGAGGAGATCAGTGATCTGTGACATATCTCCATTAAGGCAACTTGTCAGAGATCCTGGCCCTCACCCAATGGggcatatgggtcctgaggccagaaGTGGAAGGAGTGAACGTCTTGCCCCTGGCTTGAGCCAGTCAGTAATACTCCCTGGTGGTTTAGTATCCATGGAAACAAAGATGAAAGCTCACAGTGggcaaataaaagaagaagatTTTGAACAGTCAAAGAGCTCAGCTAGTCTCAATAATAAAAAAACGGGAGACCATTGTCATCCTGCTGGCATCAAGCATGAATCTTTCCGAGGCAACGCTAGCCCTGGAGCTGCAGTCTCCGATGCTGCTCCAGACTACATTCCCCAGCAGGACAGCAGATCAACACAGATGAGACGAGGACCTGGCAGAACTGGAAGCAGCAggggtaaatcaccttctcaaTTTCAGGATCTTGCTGATAAGCTGAAAATGTCACCAGGCAGAAGCAGAGGCCCAGGGGCAGACCTGCATCACATGAACCCACACATGACACTATCTGAAAGAGTTAACAGGGGTTCCTTGCATTCTGCTTACCCTCAGAATTCAGAAGGCCCGTCTTTAGCTTCAGCATATCACACAAATGCTAGGCCTCATGCTTTTGGTGACCCTAACCAGAGTTTAAATTCCCAGTATCATTACAAGAGACAGATATaccagcaacagcaagaagaataCAAAGATTGGGCAAGCAGCACTGCTCAGGGTGTGATTGCTGCAGCTCAGCACAGGCAGGAAGGAGCAAGGAAGAGCCCGAGACAACAGCAGTTTCTGGAAAGAGTAAGAAGTCCCTTAAAAAATGACAAGGATGGAATGATGTACCTTCAAGGTAGCTCTTACCACGATACTGGAAGCCAGGACGCTGGGCGCTGTGTTATGGGGAGTGACAGTACTCAGAGCAAATGCACTgaactgaaacacagcaaccagaAGTTGCAGCATCACGAGTCTGGTTGGGACCTCTCTCGGCAAACATCTCCTGCCAAAAGCAGTGGCCCTCTCGGAGCAGCCAACCAAAAAAGATTTTGCGCTCAAGAAAGCGATGGACATCGTCGGGAAGAATCTACAGATTTGCCCAAGCCTAGTAATGCCATGCTCAGGCTCCCTGGCCAGGAAGACCAGTCTCCTCAAAATCCATTAATTATGAGGAGGAGAGTCCGTTCTTTCATCTCGCCTATCCCTACCAAAAGACAGCCACAAGATATGAAGAACAGTGGCAGTGAAGATAAAGGGCGACTGATGACTTCAGCAAAAGAAGGAGCTGATAAAACATACAACTCCTATGCCCATTCATCTCAAAGCCAAGATGTTGGCAAGTCAGTTGGAAAGGGAGATTCCTTCAAGGACCTGCCAAGTCCTGATAATAGGAATTGCCCTGCTGTTTCCCTCACAAGTCCGGCTAAGACCAAAATATTGCCCCCAAGAAAGGGGCGAGGATTAAAACTGGAAGCTATTGTTCAAAAAATTACATCTCCCAATATTAGGAGAAGTGTTTCTGCCAACAGTGCTGAAACTGGTGCAGATACCGTCACTCtcgatgacatcctgtcccttaAAAGTGGACCTGAAGGAGGAAATGTGGCTGGACATGGACCAGAGGctgagaagagaaaaggagagatgTCAGATCAAGTCGGGCCAGCAAGCCAGGATACAACTGCTGAAATAACTCTTCCAAGATCTTCAGAAGAGTGGCAAAGCAGTGAGGatgataaaacaaagaaagaggTCCCTGAAACTGCCAGTGTTGGTAAAGAAGGAGCAGGATCCAgcgcagcaccaccaccacctcagaAGTCAGGTGGTCAGGGAAGGTCTGATGGATCTGTAAGCGGAGCTGGAACTCTGACCTTTTCCGACTCAAAAACAATTTCCCCTTCCAGTGTGTTTACTTCTGAACCAAATCCAAAGTCTGAGGAAAAAGATGGAGATGTGACAAACATTTCACCCAAGCCAGATGGTTTCCCTCCAAAGGGATATTTTccctctggaaagaaaaaggggaggccAATTGGGAGCgtgaacaagcagaaaaagcagcagcagcaacagcagcagcaacagcagcagcaactgccacctcccccaccacccccaccggTACCTTCCCAGTCTTCAGAAGGGGTAGGTGGGGGTGAGCCAAAGCCGAAGAGGCAAAGGAGGGAGAGGCGAAAACCTGCAGCACAGCCACGGAAGCGGAAGCCTAGACGGGCTGCTCCAATTGTGGAGCCTCAAGAACCAGAGATCAAGCTTAAATATGCTACTCAGTCTGTAGATAAAACTGACTCCAAGAATAAGTCCTTTTTCCCTTATATTCATGTGGTAAACAAGTGTGAATTAGGCGCTGTGTGCACAATCATTAATgcggaggaagaggagcagaacaAATTGGTGAGGGGTCGGAAAGGACAGAGGTCTTCAACACCCCCTCCTAGCAATGCGGAGAGCAAAGTGCTGCCGACCTCAACTTTCATGCTGCAGGGCCCTGTAGTAACAGAGTCTTCTGTCTTAGGGCATCTGGTTTGCTGCCTGTGTGGCAAATGGGCCAGCTATCGTAATATGGGTGACCTCTTTGGTCCTTTCTACCCCCAGGATTATGCAGCCACCTTGCCCAAGAACCCGCCTCCAAAGAGGGCCACAGAAATGCAGAGCAAGGTCAAGGTACGGCACAAAAGTGCTTCTAATGGTTCTAAGACAGatacagaagaggaggaggaacagcaaCAACAGAAGGAACAAAGAAGCCTAGCTGCTCATCCCCGGTTTAAGAGGCGGCACCGCTCTGAGGACTGTAGTGGAGCCTCTCGGTCACTTTCAAGGGGAGCTTCTTGTAAAAAAGCAACCACTGACAGTGGCAGTGGTGGTGAAAAGACTCCTTTGGACTCAAAACCCTCTATGCCCACTTCAGAAGGTGGCACTGAGCTGGAGTTACAAATTCCTGAACTACCTCTTGACAGCAATGAATTTTGGGTCCATGAGGGTTGTATTCTCTGGGCCAATGGGATCTACCTGGTCTGTGGCAGGCTCTATGGGCTGCAGGAAGCTGTGGAGATTGCAAGAGAGATG